ggagatatgggttcgatccctgggttgggaagatcccctggagaagggaatggcaccccactctagtattcttgcctagagaatcccatggacagaggagcctggcggggatatactatagtccatgggatcgcaaagagtcggacatgacctagtaactaaacaacagcacCATTGGTTATGGTGAGGAATCTCTTTCCTCCTAGACACAGATTCCTTCCTATCCTTTCCCTCGAGTGCATGAAATCTTCTAGAGTGGCTTCTGACTCTTCAAGGCCATACTGGACCTTGGATCAGATATAGGCCAACTGGAGTGTGTGCGGTCTTGAGAATGTGCGTCAAGGGCAGACCAGGGTCCAGCACCTGCCCGTGGAGATGGGGCGGGCTCCCTGGAGTTGCAGCCCTGGGGCGAGAAGGGAGGAGGCCTCGCTGGAGCCTCACTGCCTTCTGTCCGCCCAATCTGTGCAGGCCGCTTCTGTGGGGGCAAACTCCCCGAGCCCATCGTCTCCACCGACAGCCGCCTCTGGGTTGAATtccgcagcagcagcaactgggtCGGGAAGGGCTTCTTCGCGGTCTATGAAGGTACTAAGGCAAGGGGAGAGGGGAGTTGGAGGTGGGGTCCCTGGACACCCTAGAGCCCCTCCCTCCTGGCACCCCACGGGTGAGGCCAAGGCCCCTTgagggaggaagcagagatctCAATGGGATTGGCCGAGGCCTGGGACCCTGGGAGGCTGGGGGATGTGGGTGGGactggaagaaggaaagaggagcTCAGAGCATTCTGACCAACACTCCCCTCTTTCCCACCTTGTCCCTTGTCCCCAAAGCCATCTGCGGGGGAGATGTGAAAAAGGACAATGGCCACATCCAATCGCCCAATTACCCAGATGACTACCGGCCCAGCAAAGTCTGCGTCTGGCGGATCCAGGTGTCCGAGGGCTTCCACGTGGGCCTCACCTTCCAGTCCTTTGAGGTGGGTCAGGGACCCCCCCAGGACGGGGCCCACCTCCTGAGGGCTTCCAGGGCTTGGGTCTGGGCCGCCAGGGCTCCTCTTGCCGATGAGCCCCCCACTGCCTCCTCCAGATCGAGCGCCATGACAGCTGCGCCTACGACTACCTGGAGGTGCGGGACGGGCACAGCGAGAGCAGCACCCTCATCGGGCGCTACTGTGGCTACGAGAAGCCCGACGACATCAAGAGCACGTCCAGCCGCCTCTGGCTCAAGTTCGTCTCCGATGGGTCCATTAACAAGGCTGGCTTTGCCGTCAACTTTTTCAAAGGTGCCTCCTTCCCCGCTGCCCCACCAGGCCCGCCCATGTGGCCAACCCATCCTCTGTGgtccttctttttcttaattttatttgcttGTGGTAAAAACACTTAGTGTGAGAGCTACACTCAGAACACAACTGAGTGTACAATTCAGCACAGGTATGGTGCTGTCCAGCTCTGTCAGCTTGactgaaacttttttaaaaaatgattttaaatttattttttggctgcactgcatggcatggcAGATCTtaagttccccatccagggattgaacccaacccATGCCCCCTCCAGTGGAaactcggagtcttaaccactggataagtgttatcactcagtcatgtctgactctgtgaccccatggactgtagtccaccaggctcctctgtccatggaattctccaggcaagcatactggagtgggttgccatgcccttccccaggggatcttcccgacccagggattgaacccaaatctcttgtactgcaggcagattctttaccatctgagccactggaccaccagggaagtcccttgactgAAAATTTATGCCTTCTGAGTTGTGactccccacccctcagcccctggcacccACCATTCCACTCTTTAATTTTATGAATGTGACTGTTTTTGATACCTCATGTGAATGGAATCATGTACATTTTaactttctgtgactggcttattttaacATAATATCCCAAAAGTTCACCTGTGTTGTCGTGTATGGCAGAATTTCcctcttttttaaggctgaatagtattccagtATGTGTCCAGATCAGATTTCCTTAGCCTGATCCATCAGTGGACACCTTAGCTAGTGTGAATTGTGCTGCTGTGGCTTCATCCCcacctcattcattcactcaacacacTCCTAGAGATGTGTAGACCCTGGCGCCCTGTCCTTGAAGTTATGTCCTAACCGGGCAGGAAAGGTCCCAGTGAATAACTACATATAATACCTGGTTGAGTAAATGCCACACCTAGGTAAAAGTAGCCAATGCGTGGTAGGTGCTCGACTGAGAGTTGACATAATTGCAGAGTTGCTTTTAAGTCCACACGTTTGTGCAGAAGGGATGTTGGTGAGAGGCGGAGGCAGGAAATGCCATAGCAGCTCAGGGAGGAGGCAAGACAGTGTGGACTTTTATCAGTGTGATTCTGGGCATTGAGGGCATTCTGCCCAAACTTCCTTTCCTTGTCTTAAGCTGGGGACAGCAACAGCCCCTCCATCACAAGCTTCACGTAGGGATTGAAGAAGAGATGCAAGAATAGTACTCAGCCAGGGACGGCGCAGGAGAGACACCAGTGAATGAAGGTGGCCACCAGCCCAGCTAGTGTGGTCAGAAGGAAGGCTCCATGGGCTCCATCTGTCCCTTCCTTCAGGGCTCTGCCTTTGGGGCTGTCTTCAGCCAGATGCCCTTGGGACCAAGTGGGGTTCTGAGCAGCCGTGGAAggctgggtggggcagggaagcccttgtcttCGGAGCTGAGTGGACAAAGGAAGGTCTTAACTGACTTCTTCCCCTTGGAATGGCTAAGAGTGGCCTCAGCATCCTGAGGGATCCTGGGCTTGGCTCTCaagcagagggcaggaggaagagggcccCGGGTCCCAGACTGGGAGTCACTGACACCCTTGCTTTCTGACCGCAGAGGTGGACGAGTGCTCTCGGCCCAACCGCGGGGGCTGTGAGCAGCGGTGTCTCAACACCCTGGGCAGCTACAAGTGCAGCTGTGACCCTGGGTACGAGCTGGCCCCCGACAAGCGCCGCTGTGAGGGTGAGTGCCCCCAGACCACCCAGGACCCTGTGCCCTATCCCCTTCCAAACCCTCCAGCCCGGGTCTCTTATGCCCTTCGGACAGACCTTTTTCTGGAAAAACTAGGATTCTCTGGCACTTTGGTCACCACTGGTTGATGAGGAATACGTTGTATATTTCAGTCCCCCAGAACACACTGTGACCAGGTGTGATGTACTTcggttttttgttttcattcttgttCTTCTTTTGAATGCTGATCTTGATTGATTTCATCACCCACCAGAAGGTGGTGATCCACCATTTGGCAGTTCTCCGATGGGCACTGAGTTTCGGCCTCTCATTATAAATGTTCCCAGGAGGCTAGTGAAACCCTATCTGGCTAACTGACTCCAGCTCAGCCTGATCTTGCTGCCGGCTTCTCTCTGCTCACCTCTGAGCAGCTtcttctccctgcctcctggtccccacccccagccctccctgcTACCCTTCCAGTCCTCCCTGTCTTCCCCGCCCACTGCCAGtcccctctgcctccctgccAGCACTTTCTGCCCGCCTGCACTGCCTTTCTGGAGCCTGCCCCCAGCCCAAGCAAGCGCCTGGCCTGTTCTCtcacagagaaaatagaaatgaccACACAACTCCTCAACTCCCTCTACTCTGAACACACCCCCtcaccctgcctcctccccctctACCCTAGAGAGACCAGACACAAGCCCCCACTTTGGGCTGGGGGAATCCACAaatctttctctcctccttcatGCACCCCAGCCCGTGTTCATGCCCTTTCTCTAGAGCCGAGACTCCCGGGGGGTGACACTGCCTTCCTTGTGCCCCCAGCTGCCTGTGGTGGATTCCTCACCAAGCTCAATGGCTCCATCACCAGCCCGGGCTGGCCCAAGGAGTACCCCCCTAACAAAAACTGCATCTGGCAGCTGGTGGCGCCCACCCAGTACCGCATTTCCCTGCAGTTCGACTTCTTTGAGACCGAGGGCAATGACGTAAGTGCCCACCCCAGGGGCTGAGGAGGCGCAGAGAGGTCCGAGGTgtgggagctcagctcagtgcctgCTTCCTACCCTCTGAAAGAAACACTCCAGGAATGTAGAGATGGAGAGCACCTCAGGGAAGCAGTGGGGCTCAGGGAGGAGGGCCCTGAAGCCCATGgagcatgtggcatgtgggaatgaAGGACATGGAGTCTGGACGCCTTTGGAGAGAGATGGGGCTAGGGGGCTTATGTGGGGAGCACAGGAGGAACTGACGAGGTGGGAGTGGCACCATTTTTTAAGTATTAGATGTGGCAAAAgagatgtgggcttcccaggtggcactagtggtaaagaacccgcctacccatacaggagacacaagagatgtgggtttgatccttgaggtgcgaagatcctctggaggagggtatggcaacccgctccagtattcttgcctgggaaatcccatggacagaggagcctggctggctacagtctgtggggcaaagagtcagacatgaccgagcacatACATAGCAACGGCGAAAGGACCCACAGAACAAGGAGCCTCCCTAGGTGGGGGTGGTCAggaggggcttcctggaggaggtggcctggAGCTGTGCTGCCCCACAGGTGTGCAAGTACGACTTTGTGGAGGTGCGCAGTGGACTCACGGCCGACTCCAAGCTGCACGGCAAGTTCTGTGGCTCCGAGAAGCCTGAGGTCATCACCTCTCAGTACAACAACATGCGTGTGGAGTTCAAGTCTGACAATACGGTCTCCAAAAAGGGCTTCAAGGCCCACTTCTTCTCAGGTAACCCTGGACTGCCCCGCTTCAGGCCCCGCCTCCCCTTCTTACTGCCGCTGCACCCCCTGCACTCCCCAGCCCCTCCGGTGCCGGTGCCGGGCGGCACAGTCTGTCCCCTGCTCCCCCAACTAGCCCTCCACCACCAGGCCAGCCCCTTCCTGCCTGAACTCCTCTATTCCTGAGCCCTCAGAGCGGTATGGGAGCCACCCTGAGGCCAGGCAGTACATAGACCtgcagaaaggaagggagagggcGCTCCAGGGCTTAGGAGCCCCAACAGAGGGCAAGCCCTGGGAACAGGGGGCACAGTGAGGTGGACACTGCcccaggcagaggaggagagTGTTTGTGTTGGACTGTGGGGCAGATTATCTAGCAGTGGTTGGATCTTTAATCAGACCCTGCATGTGCCAAGTGGGGTCATACTGGGGGCTTCACAAGAGATGAGGAGCCCCTCCAGTCAACCCCAaagcctccccactcccccaaggCCCACGGTGGGGGGATTCAGATCCAATCAGCACTTGTCTGTTGAGAGCTGCTGCATGTAAGGCTAGGGGGTCAGTCCTTTTGATGGCCCCATCTCCGGGCAGACTCAATGGTAGTCAGAGCACCTGCCCAGCCTCTCCAAGCAGACCTCCAGGGGTCCCCAGACACCTCTCCCCTGCTTTAGTAACCCCCAGTCCTTCACCCAGGGCTAGGCTGGGAGGAGGCTGGTAGTTTTCTGGAGGCAGTAGGACCTGGGGCACTGACAGCGTTTAGGGTGGGAGAgagtgtgggggggtggggggcgtggaCTGGCTGGAGTGGCCCAGGGGTCCTTAGCACACCTAGTGGGCCGGGCATGGGTGGCAGAAAGGCCAGAAGCCCCCGGCCGGGTCCCTGCcgccttccttctcccctcttctGCCCGGAGTCCTGCATCCTTGAGCCCCCTGTGGCTGCCCTGCACCCCCGCCTACCCCACTGGATGCCATGCACTGCCCCTGTGCACTGGTTCCCCGCTTGGCACTGCCAGCCACCCTGCTCTGCATACAAtgtccccagccctggccccactGCTGGCTGAGACCACCCCGCAATGCAAATCCCTCTTTTCCCTGGGGACATCCCCAGAACTCCTCAAGGTGCTCACCAGAGGGCCGAGGGGATGTAACATCTATACTCAGGGGTGGGCTCGGTGCCAGAGAAACCATTACCTGCTTACTCTTGTCTCTTCCTGCCCTTCTGTTGCTCTAGTcttggggggcggtggggggggacCAGTACTGCATCTGTCAGACCTAGAGCCCAGGGCTCTCCACCCATGATTGCTGCCCTGCCCTGGCACACCACTGTGTGCACCCCACCCTCAGCCCTGCGTagatgcacgcacacacacacacatgcacgcacacatgcagtGCCCTTTTGCACAAGAAACCTGCAGATGACCCTCGCCACTGGGCATCAAGGTTCAGCCCTCAGGGCGCCCTGGGGCACCTGACTCTGGCCCCCCAGGAGAGGGGCTGTTTGGACTTTGGGACACCCAGCAAGGAGACCATAAGGCAAGAAGAAGAGAGAGCCGGAAGACCTTCAGTGTGACCCCAGCCACCTTCCGGGGCATTTGGCACTGGAGGGTGAGTGCCATCTCCTTGTCCCGGCCTGTGTCCACCCCCGTTCCTGCCCTTCTTGCAACCTGCATTCTTGGCTCCCAGGAGaggccacccccaccaccaccgtGCCAGAGCCCCTCCCCAGGCACTGCAGCAGGCCCTCCTTGGGGCACACAGCTCTCACTGCCGCACTCAGCCACACTCTCCCACTCAGTTTTTCACTGGCAAGTATCTATGACccctacaatgtgccaggcatCATACTTGGTATTTAGGGGAAATACGAGGAAGGTTTGAGGGTCAATTTCAGGAAAATCTTTGCTCATTCCATGGAGCTGCAACCCCTGAAGCTCCCAGCATAGGGTCACCAGTGTGTTCCTCAGTGAACTCCCAGGATGGGCTGTAGGGTACTCACCACCCCCCACGTTTTCACAGGGCTTGTGCAAAGGCAGCTTCCACAGGGCCCTCGCTCAAGGCCCCCATGGTTCTCTAACTTAGGAGACCTGGGGAAGGACTTGACGACTCCACCTCTTGACCTTGGGTTTTTCTGGATCCTTCTTGGCCTGAGAGGGGATTGGATAAGCAAGGCCACCTGCGAGTCCATGCTCCAGCCTTCAGGCCCTTCTCCCAAGGGAGACCAAGGACAGGGCTCCTGTTGTCACAGACCTCGCCTGGCCATGTGAGTGCCAGCAGGCATCTTTCTAGCTTGGGGTTCATCTCTGGAATTCTTGTGTTCATCTCACAACCCCCTTCCCTGAATGTCTGCCTCCGTGCCAGGCACCCAGTGCCCAGAATGACTGCGGAGAGACTGGAGAACATGTGTGTGTGACGTACTGCATGCCTGTGACCACGTGTCTCTCTGTGTATTAGTTTCTGTGTTCATGGGAGTGTGCATGTTCAGACCCACCCGAGCCGGAGCAGCTGAATGTATGAGCCCTCTGCAGGTCGCTGATCAGCCCGGGGTCTCTGCATTCGAGTGTGTCTCTGTTTGTACCCACGTGCAGGGCCCTGAAGGCAGCTGTGACCCCTGTGTTTGCACCTTTGTGTGCTTCCTCACATGTGAGGAGTGAGCAACCAGCATctgtttgtgtgtgcacatgtgcacaggTGGCTGATGGCCGATGTATGAGCGTGTGGTGTCTGTGTGAGAGGGGCTGGTATGTAtcctgtgtacatgtgtgtgtatgtgtgtccctGTGGGTGGGTGTCTGTGCTGCGGGATCGGGAGGACAGTGCAGGGTGAGGGATCCTGTGTCTGTTGCTGTGTtgatgtgagtgtgtgtctgtctgtaacACACTCTGTAGCTACAGCACCAGGAGGACAGAGCCAAGCTCTGGATCAGGCCCCTTCCCATGGACCGCTCCCCTCTGCCAGACTTCAGTCTCCTTCCCCAGCGTGCGGCCTCTTCCTCACACCCAGGCCTTGTCCCTGCCGCAGGCTTCCTCCCACCCGTCCCCTGTTGCTGTGCCTCCCCCTACCCCGCTGCCCCTCCGTGGCCTGGCTGCGCCGGACATGGCCGTCCTGCATGTGTGTCCCGCTGCCCCCCGCCCCTTGCCCTGCCCGTGGACCCCCGCCTCGGAGCCAGGCCTGGTTTTCACTGCTCTCCCTCCCTGGCCCCCGCCCTCCACCCCCTggtcccttttctccttctctctctcgtTTCAGAAAAGAGGCCAGCTCTGCAGCCCCCCCGGGGACGCCCCCACCAGCTCAAATTCCGAGTGCAGAAAAGAAACCGGACCCCCCAGTGAGGCCGGCCTGGCCTCCCGGACTCTTTGTTACTCAGGAACCTCACCTTGGACGGAACGGGCTGGGGGCTTTGCGgccgcccacccccacctccgcTCGGCCTTGCCGGCCCACCTCCCTCTGGCCGGACAGAACTGGTGCTCTCCTCGCCCCCACCCCCCTCACATGGACAGGGGCCCCTCcttgccccccgccccctcccattTTGATGGTGTCTGTGACATTTCCTGTTGTGAAGTAAAAGAGGGACCCCTGCGTCCTGCTCCTTTCTCTTGCAGTCTGCTtgtccatgtgtctgtttttccACTTGTCCGTCTGTCCAGTAAGCAGGTAATGGTAGAGGGTGCCCATGCTGGTCAGCTCCAGACCCCAACCCTCCCTCCGTCCATTTCAACTTTCTCTCCGCACAGCTGGGCCCCCTCAGCTGGCTCTGCATGAGGCAGTGCCCCGGACCCCCACCATCGCCTTGACCTCcgctccctgccctgcctcccccaggGTGGGGAGGACGCCCAGCCAGGCCCCCCACTTCCCTTGGGGTGCCGCTGCCCTTGGCCCATGCACAGACCCGTCCTGCCTTGCTTGCTCCCCTGCAGACAAGGACGAGTGCTCCAAGGACAACGGCGGCTGCCAGCAGGACTGCGTCAACACCTTCGGCAGCTACGAGTGCCAGTGTCGCAGCGGCTTTGTCCTCCACGACAACAAGCACGACTGCAAGGAAGGTAGGTGGCCCGAGTGCCCCGGCCAGCTGGCAGCCTGAGAACCAAGACTGCAGAAAGGGCTCAGAGATGCCATCTCCCTCGGCCTCTGTTTGGACTCAAGAAGCTGAGTGACCTCTGAGGTCACCTC
This portion of the Bubalus bubalis isolate 160015118507 breed Murrah chromosome 3, NDDB_SH_1, whole genome shotgun sequence genome encodes:
- the BMP1 gene encoding bone morphogenetic protein 1 isoform X5, yielding MPGVARPPLPLLLWLLLLARPGRPLDLADYTYDLGEEDDAEPLNYKDPCKAAAFLGDIALDEEDLRAFQVQQAADLRQRATGRSSIKAAGTLVSGNSSTLNSQNTSMKPQRRSRGRWKSRSRSRRAATSRPERVWPDGVIPFVIGGNFTGSQRAVFRQAMRHWEKHTCVTFLERTDEDSYIVFTYRPCGCCSYVGRRGGGPQAISIGKNCDKFGIVVHELGHVIGFWHEHTRPDRDRHVSIVRENIQPGQEYNFLKMEVQEVESLGETYDFDSIMHYARNTFSRGIFLDTIVPKYEVNGVKPPIGQRTRLSKGDIAQARKLYKCPACGETLQDSTGNFSSPEYPNGYSAHMHCVWRISVTPGEKIILNFTSMDLYRSRLCWYDYVEVRDGFWRKAPLRGRFCGGKLPEPIVSTDSRLWVEFRSSSNWVGKGFFAVYEAICGGDVKKDNGHIQSPNYPDDYRPSKVCVWRIQVSEGFHVGLTFQSFEIERHDSCAYDYLEVRDGHSESSTLIGRYCGYEKPDDIKSTSSRLWLKFVSDGSINKAGFAVNFFKEVDECSRPNRGGCEQRCLNTLGSYKCSCDPGYELAPDKRRCEEPRLPGGDTAFLVPPAACGGFLTKLNGSITSPGWPKEYPPNKNCIWQLVAPTQYRISLQFDFFETEGNDVCKYDFVEVRSGLTADSKLHGKFCGSEKPEVITSQYNNMRVEFKSDNTVSKKGFKAHFFSGDLGKDLTTPPLDLGFFWILLGLRGDWISKATCESMLQPSGPSPKGDQGQGSCCHRPRLAMALKAAVTPVFAPLCASSHVRSEQPASVCVCTCAQVADGRCMSVWCLCERGWYVSCVHVCVCVSLWVGVCAAGSGGQCRVRDPVSVAVLM
- the BMP1 gene encoding bone morphogenetic protein 1 isoform X4, with translation MPGVARPPLPLLLWLLLLARPGRPLDLADYTYDLGEEDDAEPLNYKDPCKAAAFLGDIALDEEDLRAFQVQQAADLRQRATGRSSIKAAGTLVSGNSSTLNSQNTSMKPQRRSRGRWKSRSRSRRAATSRPERVWPDGVIPFVIGGNFTGSQRAVFRQAMRHWEKHTCVTFLERTDEDSYIVFTYRPCGCCSYVGRRGGGPQAISIGKNCDKFGIVVHELGHVIGFWHEHTRPDRDRHVSIVRENIQPGQEYNFLKMEVQEVESLGETYDFDSIMHYARNTFSRGIFLDTIVPKYEVNGVKPPIGQRTRLSKGDIAQARKLYKCPACGETLQDSTGNFSSPEYPNGYSAHMHCVWRISVTPGEKIILNFTSMDLYRSRLCWYDYVEVRDGFWRKAPLRGRFCGGKLPEPIVSTDSRLWVEFRSSSNWVGKGFFAVYEAICGGDVKKDNGHIQSPNYPDDYRPSKVCVWRIQVSEGFHVGLTFQSFEIERHDSCAYDYLEVRDGHSESSTLIGRYCGYEKPDDIKSTSSRLWLKFVSDGSINKAGFAVNFFKEVDECSRPNRGGCEQRCLNTLGSYKCSCDPGYELAPDKRRCEEPRLPGGDTAFLVPPAACGGFLTKLNGSITSPGWPKEYPPNKNCIWQLVAPTQYRISLQFDFFETEGNDVCKYDFVEVRSGLTADSKLHGKFCGSEKPEVITSQYNNMRVEFKSDNTVSKKGFKAHFFSGDLGKDLTTPPLDLGFFWILLGLRGDWISKATCESMLQPSGPSPKGDQGQGSCCHRPRLAIKEASSAAPPGTPPPAQIPSAEKKPDPPVRPAWPPGLFVTQEPHLGRNGLGALRPPTPTSARPCRPTSLWPDRTGALLAPTPLTWTGAPPCPPPPPILMVSVTFPVVK